A window of the Listeria swaminathanii genome harbors these coding sequences:
- a CDS encoding SDR family oxidoreductase: MTYLVTGATGGLGGYALNYLKELVPTSDIYALVRSEEKGADLKAAGFNIRIGDYSDAESMKQAFAGIDRVLFVSGAPGNRQVEHENVVNAAKEAGVSYIAYTSFAGADKSTSVLAEDHFFTEKVIEKSGIAHTFLRNNWYFENEMPMIGGALNAGKFVYAAGNGKVGWALKREYAEVAAKAVAGADFPEILELSGPLMTYAELTEVLKEATGKDFEVIASDDKGFVENLVSIGMPQPVAEMFLSFQHDIKNDQLDVTSDDFENALGKPLTNRVDALRELLK, from the coding sequence ATGACTTATTTAGTAACAGGCGCAACAGGTGGACTTGGAGGATATGCTTTAAATTATTTGAAAGAGCTAGTTCCAACATCTGACATTTATGCTTTGGTTCGTAGTGAAGAAAAAGGCGCGGACTTAAAAGCGGCTGGATTTAATATCCGAATTGGTGATTATAGTGACGCGGAATCAATGAAGCAAGCATTCGCAGGCATCGACCGGGTATTATTTGTATCGGGTGCTCCAGGTAATCGTCAAGTAGAGCACGAAAATGTTGTAAATGCAGCAAAAGAAGCGGGCGTTTCTTACATTGCTTACACAAGTTTCGCGGGCGCAGATAAATCCACAAGCGTTTTAGCAGAAGATCATTTCTTTACTGAAAAAGTAATCGAAAAATCCGGAATCGCGCACACCTTTTTGCGTAACAACTGGTATTTTGAAAATGAAATGCCAATGATTGGCGGGGCTTTGAATGCTGGGAAATTTGTTTATGCTGCTGGAAACGGTAAAGTTGGCTGGGCGCTCAAACGTGAATATGCAGAAGTAGCGGCAAAAGCTGTTGCGGGCGCGGACTTCCCAGAGATTTTAGAACTATCTGGCCCACTGATGACGTATGCTGAGCTTACAGAAGTATTAAAAGAAGCTACCGGAAAAGATTTCGAAGTTATCGCTTCTGATGATAAAGGCTTCGTGGAAAATCTAGTTTCCATCGGCATGCCACAACCTGTCGCAGAAATGTTCTTATCGTTCCAACATGATATTAAGAACGACCAATTAGATGTTACTTCTGATGATTTTGAAAATGCACTAGGAAAACCATTAACGAATCGCGTGGATGCGCTTCGGGAATTGTTGAAATAA
- a CDS encoding T7SS effector LXG polymorphic toxin yields MSRIDIGEIQEFAFQLHAANQTGRKIIRDIKSTVISYTEDTSLKGTAVDTSKNYYQMTYLPLCEAIIEAMNESEDRLKQFIQDFANQVDSSPNAKIDAAGLYELGQMIDRIESKKEALYQRMNSNTEGQMQTYRSQLAMAYKQENILEKYLAFEQSHSSFFDHLTDLIQGIQQTVRELQSNIQFNSQTGSYDLSKLNFAAVSRMRKTLEQSKATDTTVYDFASYSKVKQSGMWILSKGGIVDIRATEAYNTASINGELPKESNQATEEAELLKATLDSLKKNKDPITGREISKAQSFGILTSLIFGYTTKGYRGKKLSIPKSALAKLRKAQGSNVAEETVTYSRVQGGDSKNLLLVNDDGTLSLNNNWKSDHNLNVSTGKDHANYFKEKRSNSYIVEFEVPKYLDDLIKENAISQNGYKTNPLNQGGTAPKIVDKGVFKKFNFEGTAYEIPDPITQWLAEYAQNAKILK; encoded by the coding sequence GTGAGTCGAATCGACATCGGAGAAATACAAGAGTTCGCGTTTCAACTACATGCTGCTAACCAAACAGGAAGGAAGATTATCCGAGACATCAAATCCACCGTGATAAGCTACACAGAAGATACTAGCTTAAAGGGAACAGCCGTGGATACTTCGAAAAATTATTACCAAATGACATACCTTCCTCTTTGCGAAGCGATAATTGAAGCAATGAATGAGAGTGAAGATCGCTTGAAGCAATTTATCCAAGATTTTGCCAATCAAGTAGACAGCTCTCCCAATGCCAAAATTGATGCAGCTGGTTTATATGAACTTGGTCAAATGATTGATAGAATTGAAAGTAAAAAAGAAGCATTATATCAACGAATGAACAGTAATACAGAAGGCCAAATGCAAACTTATCGTTCCCAATTAGCAATGGCCTATAAGCAAGAAAACATCTTAGAAAAGTATTTGGCATTTGAACAAAGCCATAGTAGTTTCTTTGACCATTTGACAGATTTAATACAAGGTATTCAGCAGACAGTTCGCGAACTTCAATCGAATATCCAGTTTAACAGCCAAACAGGTAGCTATGATTTAAGTAAACTGAATTTTGCTGCTGTAAGCCGAATGCGAAAAACATTAGAACAATCTAAGGCGACTGATACAACAGTGTATGATTTTGCCAGCTATAGCAAAGTGAAACAAAGTGGTATGTGGATACTTTCCAAAGGCGGCATAGTCGATATTAGAGCAACCGAGGCTTATAATACAGCGAGCATTAACGGTGAATTACCAAAAGAAAGTAACCAAGCCACAGAAGAAGCAGAATTACTAAAAGCTACATTAGATTCCCTGAAGAAAAACAAAGACCCAATTACAGGTCGAGAAATAAGCAAAGCTCAAAGTTTTGGTATCTTAACATCACTCATTTTTGGCTATACGACGAAAGGTTATAGAGGGAAAAAACTCTCTATACCGAAGAGTGCCCTAGCAAAATTAAGAAAAGCTCAAGGATCTAATGTAGCAGAAGAAACAGTAACTTATTCGAGAGTCCAAGGTGGAGACAGCAAAAATTTACTTTTAGTTAATGATGATGGTACACTGTCACTAAATAACAACTGGAAATCTGATCATAATTTAAATGTTTCAACAGGAAAAGACCACGCAAACTACTTTAAAGAGAAACGTTCAAATTCTTATATAGTTGAATTTGAAGTCCCTAAATATTTGGATGATTTAATTAAGGAAAATGCAATTTCTCAAAACGGTTATAAAACTAATCCGTTAAATCAAGGAGGTACTGCTCCTAAAATTGTTGATAAAGGAGTTTTTAAAAAATTTAATTTTGAAGGTACTGCTTACGAGATACCAGACCCCATCACCCAATGGTTAGCGGAGTATGCTCAAAACGCAAAAATATTAAAGTGA
- a CDS encoding TM2 domain-containing protein has protein sequence MSKKVVGLGDVYDLGFQPLNDKERWKMEESFKVDIDMEVSDDGKFVVISDTGLRFAKLKPIEKNGLTYEEQEYVKETLHTADLKSKSTAVLLSLFFGGLGIGHFYTGNWIYGLIILIGSVSLFFLLGFLWIPILLVLTFIDCFVVASEVTAANEKIKRQLISQIKLQKLTNRA, from the coding sequence GTGAGTAAGAAAGTTGTTGGTTTGGGTGATGTGTATGATTTGGGATTTCAGCCTTTGAATGATAAGGAAAGATGGAAGATGGAAGAGAGTTTCAAAGTGGATATTGATATGGAAGTTAGTGATGATGGGAAATTTGTCGTCATTTCTGATACGGGATTAAGGTTCGCTAAGTTAAAACCAATAGAAAAAAATGGGCTTACTTATGAAGAACAAGAATATGTGAAAGAAACGCTTCATACAGCAGATTTGAAAAGTAAATCTACGGCTGTTTTGTTGTCACTGTTTTTTGGTGGACTTGGAATTGGGCATTTTTATACAGGAAATTGGATTTATGGACTTATTATTTTAATTGGAAGTGTGAGCTTATTCTTTTTATTAGGTTTTTTATGGATACCGATTCTCTTAGTTTTAACTTTTATTGACTGTTTCGTTGTTGCTTCGGAAGTTACTGCGGCGAATGAGAAAATCAAACGACAACTTATTAGCCAGATTAAATTGCAGAAATTAACTAACAGAGCATGA
- a CDS encoding nuclear targeted protein LntA, with amino-acid sequence MKKLVDWFKGLSKTWKIVVIIGAVLVVILAVTTSDDEGEQASEKVNSSKTTKQTSKPKPQLSAEDLALIKFDLVEFEGRELSAENILKDTIKGEIWSDLDFANDNINQMIDTMKRYQQEILNIDALKRSSEASADTQTFKKVFTEWSDFKIQRIQVTIDLLNGKKDSETAFKKRYPNQIIFKKVRTDKLQTALNNLKVGYQLLDSQK; translated from the coding sequence GTGAAAAAATTAGTGGATTGGTTCAAAGGATTATCAAAAACGTGGAAAATTGTAGTGATTATCGGCGCGGTGCTTGTCGTCATATTAGCGGTAACTACTAGTGACGATGAGGGCGAGCAAGCAAGCGAGAAAGTAAATAGCTCGAAGACAACAAAACAGACGAGCAAGCCGAAACCACAACTTTCGGCCGAAGATTTAGCGTTGATTAAATTTGATTTAGTAGAATTTGAAGGCCGGGAACTTTCTGCGGAAAACATTTTAAAAGATACGATTAAGGGAGAAATTTGGTCGGATTTAGACTTTGCGAATGATAATATTAATCAAATGATCGACACAATGAAGCGATATCAGCAAGAAATTTTAAATATAGACGCGCTAAAAAGAAGTTCAGAAGCCTCGGCAGATACACAGACATTTAAGAAGGTTTTTACAGAGTGGAGCGACTTCAAAATACAGCGAATACAAGTGACGATTGATTTGCTAAATGGGAAAAAAGATAGTGAAACTGCATTTAAAAAAAGATATCCTAATCAAATCATTTTTAAAAAGGTGCGCACGGATAAATTACAAACAGCCTTGAATAACTTGAAAGTAGGCTACCAATTATTGGATAGTCAAAAATAA
- a CDS encoding condensation domain-containing protein: MVKITTYPAEPSDVKHYISGEKMKNDHHLHTVLTFDNHLNKDVLKKAVMQSTEKLPLLLCHFKETKKGAFWQESVFSADDLVFLVETAEPEIEVNRALVRKLSTENGPQICFTVVRTETADQLVIIMNHMLADGAGFKEYLYVLSKLYSKLLENPDYQAKLSFGSRSLNQVFEQFSRKEIKSIFSEKTTQKAVHNPSFPLKGDPKNPKIIWTKIPKTNFSQIIQYAKEHEATVNDVLFAAMVRTVQQTTQQNEMSIDCPVDLRKYLPNKTSRGITNLTANITCQMKATDDLSSFESTLQAVKKSLNPQKNSLAPLRIYYLLEFIFKKKSYSIAKKASEKMYSIPKTSFTNIGIIDDEKLVFEGSTLKDCFICGSLKYAPFFQVAATTFRGELTLSTNLHGTAQDHAWQKVFLEKMIANFPSK, from the coding sequence ATGGTAAAAATTACTACTTATCCCGCTGAACCTTCTGATGTTAAACATTATATTTCTGGAGAAAAAATGAAAAACGATCATCATTTGCATACCGTGCTGACATTTGATAATCATTTAAATAAAGACGTTCTAAAAAAAGCAGTCATGCAATCCACTGAGAAATTGCCGCTACTTCTTTGTCATTTTAAAGAAACGAAAAAAGGGGCTTTTTGGCAAGAAAGTGTTTTTTCGGCGGATGATTTGGTTTTTCTTGTCGAAACTGCTGAGCCAGAAATCGAAGTAAACCGTGCTCTCGTTAGGAAATTGTCTACGGAAAATGGTCCACAAATTTGTTTCACTGTTGTCCGGACTGAAACTGCCGATCAGCTAGTGATTATTATGAACCACATGTTAGCTGATGGTGCTGGTTTTAAGGAATACCTTTATGTGCTGAGTAAACTTTATTCTAAGCTGTTGGAAAACCCAGATTATCAGGCGAAATTGAGCTTTGGTTCGCGGAGTTTGAATCAAGTTTTTGAGCAATTTTCCCGCAAAGAAATAAAGTCGATTTTCAGTGAGAAAACGACGCAAAAAGCTGTCCATAATCCATCTTTCCCACTGAAAGGCGATCCGAAAAATCCGAAAATCATTTGGACTAAAATACCGAAAACAAATTTTTCGCAAATTATTCAATATGCTAAAGAGCACGAAGCAACCGTTAATGATGTGCTTTTCGCGGCAATGGTGCGCACCGTTCAACAAACAACGCAGCAAAATGAGATGTCGATTGATTGTCCAGTGGATCTCCGGAAATATTTGCCGAATAAGACAAGCCGTGGTATCACCAACTTAACCGCCAATATTACCTGCCAAATGAAGGCGACGGACGACCTAAGCTCATTCGAAAGCACCCTTCAAGCCGTCAAAAAATCTCTCAATCCACAAAAAAACAGCCTAGCTCCTTTGCGAATTTATTATTTATTGGAATTCATTTTCAAGAAAAAAAGCTATTCTATTGCCAAAAAAGCGTCTGAAAAAATGTATTCTATTCCGAAGACCAGTTTTACAAATATCGGAATTATTGACGACGAAAAACTCGTTTTTGAAGGAAGTACTTTAAAAGATTGCTTCATTTGCGGTTCTTTAAAATATGCTCCGTTTTTCCAAGTCGCGGCTACGACTTTCCGCGGCGAGCTGACACTTAGTACTAATTTGCACGGTACAGCGCAGGATCACGCTTGGCAGAAAGTATTTTTGGAGAAAATGATTGCTAATTTCCCTTCTAAATAA
- a CDS encoding DUF2004 domain-containing protein, whose protein sequence is MTNRTLTTKLLGTLSYTQENGTTVDAVIPLDGKEVKIDYSIFEKLTSEDYFKDIVTLTDQIPELHLKAKKTILEQFDGNDTLTIYFDFHTDELPEEVLKVTECDAIENVTKEILIDKLVLSGVWFSENANNELDLTFDFKLLPEVSDELLVVRFDTKGEITELTHES, encoded by the coding sequence ATGACAAACAGAACATTAACTACCAAGTTACTAGGAACACTAAGCTATACGCAAGAAAATGGGACGACGGTGGATGCTGTAATTCCTTTGGATGGCAAAGAAGTAAAGATTGATTATAGTATTTTTGAAAAGCTTACTTCAGAAGATTATTTTAAAGATATCGTTACTTTAACTGATCAAATTCCGGAACTACACCTAAAAGCGAAAAAAACTATTTTAGAGCAATTTGATGGAAATGATACGCTTACTATTTATTTTGATTTTCATACAGATGAATTGCCCGAAGAGGTTTTAAAAGTTACCGAATGTGATGCGATAGAAAATGTAACAAAGGAAATCTTAATCGATAAACTAGTTCTGTCAGGCGTTTGGTTTTCGGAAAATGCCAATAATGAGTTGGATTTAACATTCGATTTCAAACTATTACCAGAAGTTAGCGATGAACTTTTAGTTGTTCGTTTTGATACAAAAGGAGAAATTACTGAATTAACCCATGAAAGTTAA
- the pbp4 gene encoding penicillin-binding protein PBP4(5), with amino-acid sequence MARYGGKKGNNKKAIIIGSIAAVVVLAGIAIYFFIQNQHKDEKNALAAAETFTSNIAKEKYDKLGNSVSKESLKKVEFTTKEMEAKYQAVYDGIGAKDIKVKNLKSNYDDKANKFNLTYELEMRTSLGKLATQKYKTTISKQDDDWKIDWKPALIFPGMVKTDKVRITEDDAERGQIVDRNGNPLATTGQFAEAGIVPSKLGEGDEKVKNIADISKKLDISTDYINKQLEQKWVQADSFVPLVTLKKDNLPEATGLTYAQKEMRTYPLNEATSHLIGYVGEVSAEDIEKNPKLSVGDVIGKSGLERYYDKQLRGKNGGAIKIINDQTKQEDTLQKIDKKDGDEIKLTIDAAIQKKAFDSLGSETGAVTMINPTNGELLALVSTPSYDANQMVLGITSEDYAKYNDDKRLPFLARYANRYAPGSTFKTITATIGLDTGVTKPDKVREISGLKWQKDASWGNYFVTRVHDVPKVNMTDALVHSDNIYFAQEGIEIGKDKLTAGLEKFDFDKEYNLPFTMKPAQISNDGLNSEILLADTAYGQGQLLMSPIQQAIAYSAIANDGKMPYPKLDTKEKAGKETQATEAASANQVKAALVKTVSDPAGTAHALQIQGHSIAAKTGTAELKEKQGEDGLENGFVYAFDADNPNYLMVGMIENVKGRGGSGLVIDKLKPVIESMYK; translated from the coding sequence ATGGCTAGATATGGTGGGAAAAAGGGGAATAACAAGAAGGCAATTATTATTGGAAGTATTGCCGCTGTTGTCGTCCTCGCAGGTATTGCCATTTATTTTTTTATCCAAAATCAACATAAAGATGAAAAAAATGCTTTAGCAGCCGCAGAAACTTTTACATCAAATATCGCTAAAGAAAAGTACGATAAACTCGGAAATAGTGTTTCAAAAGAATCTCTCAAAAAAGTAGAATTTACAACGAAAGAAATGGAAGCCAAGTACCAAGCTGTTTATGACGGAATTGGCGCGAAAGATATTAAAGTCAAAAACCTCAAGTCGAACTATGATGACAAAGCAAATAAATTCAATTTAACATACGAACTAGAAATGCGCACCAGCCTTGGAAAACTCGCAACGCAAAAATATAAAACAACTATTTCTAAGCAAGATGACGACTGGAAAATCGACTGGAAACCCGCGCTTATTTTCCCAGGTATGGTGAAAACGGATAAAGTTCGCATCACGGAAGATGACGCAGAACGTGGTCAAATCGTTGATAGAAACGGAAATCCGCTCGCAACGACTGGTCAATTTGCTGAAGCAGGTATTGTTCCTTCAAAGCTTGGTGAAGGCGACGAAAAAGTGAAAAACATTGCTGATATTAGCAAAAAACTGGATATTTCCACTGATTACATTAACAAACAACTCGAGCAAAAATGGGTTCAAGCGGACAGTTTTGTTCCTTTAGTTACTTTAAAAAAAGACAATCTACCTGAAGCGACTGGCCTTACTTACGCGCAAAAAGAAATGCGGACGTATCCATTAAATGAAGCAACGTCTCATTTAATTGGTTATGTTGGCGAAGTGAGTGCCGAAGATATCGAGAAAAATCCTAAACTCAGTGTCGGTGATGTGATTGGTAAAAGTGGTTTAGAACGCTACTACGACAAACAACTGCGCGGCAAAAACGGTGGCGCAATCAAAATCATCAACGATCAAACGAAACAAGAAGATACTTTGCAAAAAATTGATAAAAAAGATGGCGACGAAATTAAACTAACGATTGATGCCGCGATTCAGAAGAAAGCTTTTGATAGTCTTGGCTCTGAAACTGGCGCGGTGACAATGATTAATCCCACAAACGGCGAACTTTTAGCATTAGTTAGCACGCCTTCTTATGACGCCAATCAAATGGTGCTCGGGATTACTTCCGAAGATTACGCGAAATACAATGACGATAAACGCCTTCCTTTCTTAGCAAGATACGCAAATCGTTACGCACCAGGCTCCACTTTTAAAACGATTACTGCAACGATTGGGCTGGACACTGGGGTGACAAAACCTGATAAAGTCCGTGAAATTTCTGGATTAAAATGGCAAAAAGATGCTTCTTGGGGTAATTATTTTGTCACTCGTGTCCATGATGTTCCAAAAGTAAATATGACCGACGCACTCGTGCACTCGGATAACATTTATTTTGCGCAGGAAGGAATCGAAATCGGCAAAGATAAACTAACAGCTGGCTTGGAGAAATTCGATTTTGATAAGGAATACAACCTTCCGTTTACAATGAAACCCGCGCAAATTTCGAATGATGGGCTGAATTCGGAAATTTTATTAGCTGATACAGCATACGGCCAAGGTCAGCTTCTAATGTCGCCAATTCAACAAGCAATCGCCTACTCTGCAATTGCGAACGACGGAAAAATGCCTTATCCAAAACTAGATACAAAAGAAAAAGCTGGCAAGGAAACGCAAGCAACCGAAGCCGCATCTGCCAACCAAGTTAAAGCCGCTTTAGTCAAAACAGTTTCTGATCCGGCCGGCACAGCACATGCCCTACAAATCCAAGGTCATAGTATCGCAGCCAAAACAGGTACAGCCGAACTAAAAGAAAAACAAGGCGAAGATGGCCTTGAAAATGGTTTTGTTTATGCCTTCGATGCCGATAATCCCAATTACCTCATGGTCGGAATGATTGAAAACGTCAAAGGTCGCGGTGGTAGCGGACTTGTAATTGATAAGTTAAAACCAGTTATTGAAAGTATGTATAAATAA
- a CDS encoding LCP family protein produces the protein MARHARKRKARKGRIFVTILVALLILVGVVAVIGYFQYQSSLKEAQTESKLKDYEFNGVKAVGDEINVLLIGSDSRGEDQGRSDSLMIAHYNTKTNTPKLVSIMRDTYVDIPGHGKNKINAAYSYGGPELVRQTIKENFGVDVQYYVVANFEGFPKIVDTLAPEGIKINAEKDMSKNIDANIKKGEQVMDGKTLLQYARFRKDAEGDFGRIRRQQQVLEALKEQAIDVGDVTKIPDVIGKLQGYSSTNIPTGTLMSIGADFLLGKTETMEKFAIPVEGKWHNERIDGAGAVLRLDDVAANAKALQDFLK, from the coding sequence ATGGCAAGACATGCACGAAAAAGAAAAGCGCGTAAAGGGAGAATTTTTGTTACTATTCTAGTTGCCCTATTAATTTTAGTTGGTGTAGTTGCAGTTATCGGTTATTTCCAATATCAATCTAGCTTAAAAGAAGCGCAAACTGAAAGTAAATTAAAAGATTACGAATTTAATGGTGTCAAAGCAGTTGGCGATGAGATTAATGTGTTACTTATCGGCAGTGATTCGCGTGGAGAAGACCAAGGGCGTTCAGATAGCTTAATGATTGCTCATTATAATACGAAAACAAATACGCCAAAACTCGTGTCCATCATGCGTGATACATATGTGGACATCCCTGGACATGGCAAAAACAAAATCAATGCAGCATATTCCTACGGCGGACCAGAACTTGTACGCCAAACGATTAAAGAAAACTTTGGTGTAGATGTGCAATATTACGTAGTAGCCAATTTCGAAGGTTTCCCTAAGATCGTTGATACGCTAGCGCCAGAAGGAATCAAAATTAACGCTGAAAAAGATATGTCGAAAAACATCGACGCAAATATTAAAAAAGGTGAGCAAGTAATGGATGGTAAAACACTTTTACAATATGCTCGCTTCCGTAAAGATGCAGAAGGTGACTTCGGTCGAATTCGCCGTCAGCAACAAGTGTTAGAAGCCTTGAAAGAACAAGCCATTGACGTTGGCGATGTAACTAAAATTCCAGATGTCATCGGAAAACTACAAGGTTATTCTTCCACTAATATCCCAACAGGAACATTAATGTCCATTGGCGCAGATTTCCTACTAGGCAAAACAGAAACAATGGAAAAATTCGCCATCCCAGTTGAAGGGAAATGGCACAATGAGCGAATCGACGGCGCAGGAGCAGTCCTTCGTTTAGACGATGTAGCCGCAAATGCGAAAGCTTTACAAGACTTTTTGAAATAA
- a CDS encoding DUF4240 domain-containing protein has translation MKKVSSLLTQDQFWGIIDSSDKGNKLEELLEKLSEDELFGYDYWWNYFHKKSYNQSLWAVAYVVLGGCGDDGFDYFRYWLLTRGKAVFMSAMENADTLCDEFDLLTEDEYPEAEEVAYLVMDVFENKLDKDFDDAENEAESRIEFEEVSIPKIDFEWDEDDEDSIKKVCPNTFAKWWNNDKF, from the coding sequence ATGAAAAAAGTATCATCTTTATTAACCCAAGATCAGTTTTGGGGAATTATTGATAGCTCTGACAAAGGCAACAAATTAGAAGAATTACTAGAAAAGTTGAGTGAAGATGAACTTTTTGGTTATGATTATTGGTGGAATTACTTTCATAAAAAATCTTACAATCAGTCACTCTGGGCTGTTGCTTACGTAGTATTAGGTGGCTGTGGCGATGATGGATTCGACTACTTCCGTTATTGGTTACTAACGAGAGGTAAGGCTGTATTCATGTCCGCTATGGAGAATGCAGATACGCTTTGTGACGAATTCGATTTGTTAACAGAGGATGAATATCCTGAAGCTGAAGAGGTAGCTTACTTAGTGATGGATGTTTTCGAGAACAAACTAGATAAAGACTTTGACGATGCGGAAAATGAAGCAGAGAGTAGAATTGAGTTTGAAGAAGTATCTATACCTAAAATAGATTTTGAGTGGGATGAAGACGACGAAGATTCTATTAAAAAGGTTTGCCCAAATACTTTTGCCAAATGGTGGAACAACGACAAATTCTAA
- a CDS encoding YoaK family protein, which produces MARTRQISESIGLGLLLALAGGFMDAYSYIERGQVFANAQTGNILLFGINISEGNWATAVQYFWPVVSFTVGIALSELIHRRAIRRLHWRQLSVLIEVVILIGVAFIPLDKNLIANSLISFVCGIQVESFRKMHGRGIATTMCIGNLRSATQNLCDYFEYKEKQYLHNSFLYFSVILSFIIGAVVGNFFIQLFAQYAILVCAFLQFIAFLMMFIDRERKII; this is translated from the coding sequence ATGGCAAGAACTAGGCAAATTTCAGAATCAATTGGGTTGGGGCTTTTGCTCGCTCTCGCAGGTGGGTTTATGGATGCTTACTCTTATATCGAAAGAGGACAAGTATTCGCTAATGCGCAAACAGGGAACATACTTTTATTTGGAATTAATATTTCGGAAGGCAATTGGGCTACGGCTGTTCAGTATTTTTGGCCGGTTGTTTCTTTTACGGTTGGGATTGCGCTGTCTGAACTGATTCACCGGCGTGCTATTCGGCGGCTCCACTGGCGGCAGCTTTCTGTTTTGATAGAAGTGGTGATTTTGATTGGGGTTGCATTTATTCCGCTTGATAAAAATCTTATTGCCAATTCGCTGATCTCTTTTGTCTGTGGGATTCAAGTGGAAAGTTTCCGAAAAATGCATGGTAGAGGGATTGCGACGACGATGTGTATTGGGAATTTGCGGAGTGCTACGCAAAATTTATGTGATTATTTTGAGTACAAGGAAAAACAATATCTGCATAATAGCTTCTTGTATTTTTCAGTTATTCTTAGTTTTATTATTGGTGCTGTTGTTGGTAATTTCTTTATTCAGTTATTCGCTCAATACGCCATTCTTGTTTGTGCATTTCTACAATTCATCGCCTTTTTAATGATGTTTATTGATAGAGAAAGAAAAATTATCTAA
- a CDS encoding DUF4866 family protein gives MTTIFPKEQNVATLFEQILANPTACRRFKDVFLDNLESYQETRGFEKDDTLLAKIILSSYRQSDVSALLLGVCGRTLFELLRQAFLIPKKITADNPFFLTDTQGHLIAEIPNREQEKFQEIFQSDLASPETAIYLVDDEDTVHSYEPDFTISTKKINKKRGILVLYSLPNTLKLGLSESQAYAVIWKTFLQIQEIIPSSRIFYGQETTENTDELGVFLPIHHYEKRLLQNIEQINTLISTLREKMVNK, from the coding sequence ATGACGACTATTTTCCCAAAAGAGCAAAATGTAGCTACCCTTTTCGAGCAGATTTTAGCTAATCCGACAGCTTGCAGGCGGTTCAAAGATGTATTTCTGGATAATTTAGAGAGCTATCAAGAAACGCGTGGTTTTGAGAAAGACGACACACTTTTGGCTAAAATCATTTTATCCTCCTATCGGCAAAGTGATGTCAGTGCGTTATTGTTAGGCGTTTGCGGCAGAACTTTATTTGAGCTTCTCCGGCAAGCTTTTCTTATTCCCAAAAAAATAACAGCAGATAACCCTTTCTTTTTAACAGATACGCAAGGTCATTTGATTGCAGAAATTCCTAATCGGGAGCAAGAGAAATTTCAAGAAATATTTCAGTCAGATCTTGCTAGCCCCGAAACCGCGATTTATTTAGTTGATGACGAGGATACAGTGCATTCCTACGAGCCAGATTTCACGATATCCACTAAAAAAATTAATAAAAAAAGAGGTATTCTCGTGCTCTACTCCCTTCCTAACACTTTAAAATTAGGTCTGAGTGAATCGCAAGCTTATGCGGTTATTTGGAAAACTTTTTTACAAATACAAGAAATTATTCCATCGAGCAGAATTTTTTACGGGCAAGAAACCACTGAAAACACAGATGAATTGGGCGTCTTTCTTCCTATCCATCATTACGAGAAAAGACTGTTACAGAATATCGAGCAAATCAATACATTAATTAGTACATTGCGCGAAAAAATGGTTAATAAATAA
- a CDS encoding DUF3130 family protein → MKKVLIHSGKMENHSIAMKNSLEGLHYSPYETGNMQGCQSNSIDQLRDSILNMIEGLEYFVKVTQTDAGRIERLGELFEQQDKSLGQRMQGLKKAK, encoded by the coding sequence ATGAAAAAAGTTTTAATTCATAGTGGTAAAATGGAAAACCATTCAATAGCCATGAAAAATAGCTTGGAAGGCTTACATTACTCACCCTATGAAACTGGTAATATGCAAGGATGCCAAAGTAATTCAATTGATCAATTACGGGATTCCATTTTGAATATGATTGAAGGTCTTGAATACTTTGTTAAAGTCACGCAAACAGATGCTGGTCGCATTGAGAGATTAGGAGAGCTTTTTGAACAACAAGATAAAAGTCTTGGGCAAAGAATGCAAGGGTTGAAAAAAGCTAAATGA